The Candidatus Scalindua japonica DNA window CATTTGCAAAATAAAAATATTTTTTTGAAAACATGGACATGTAAATGTATACGGAGAACTGTCATATACAGGAACTAAAAAAACGGGTCATAAGATTCATGTCGAAAATGAAATGATCGATCGAGATGTTCTTTTACAGAAAAAGTTCTTATTAATTAAGAAAGCGGGCAGAACAAAAGCCTGCGCTTAGAAAACGTAAAAAATATGGCAGAAGACAGTATGTTAGTCGTTTTCTTCGATGATTGGTTCTTGTTCAATCTCTGATGATGGTGTTAGAGTGCTAGAAAACTTTGTTAAGACAAATTTTTTGCCTATACCCTTGAATTTTAAAACAGTTTACTTGCTTGGATTATCGGGGGAATAGGGGTCACATCTTTGAAATTTGATATTTACGTATGTATAAATTTAGATAAGATTAATTTTTTATTATTAAAATTTAAGTTTTAGGGCTCTTTTGCAGAATCTATGGGTAAAAGTAAGCCAAGAAAAAGAAAAAAATATTGTTTTATTTAAAGGGAGTCTCACCAAAAGGAATAAAAAATAAAGCCTTCTTTAAATTTCAATAATAAGCATTGCTGTTACAATTTGTTAAAATAAGTTCTCTATAAACAATATAATTAACAAATTACAAGTAAACAACAATGCTTATAAAAACACTACTCAATAAATGCTACCCTGTCAAGGGATTCATCTATGGCAATGTTATATTGTCTGATACCAAAATTACTGTCAAAGTAAAAGAACGTAAAGGAACCAGAGGTTTATGTAACCAGTGCAAAGAAGCTGCGCCAACTTACGATCATCTAAATGAACGATATTTTCGCTTTATACCTTTGTGGGGTTACATGGTCATGTTGGCATACAAACCGCGACGCGTAAGTTGTCCTGAACATGGAGTAACCGTAGAACATATTCCATGGGCCCAGGGCAAAAGTCCTATTTGTGAACCTTTCAGAATATTTCTTTCACATTGGGCGAAGTATCTTTCCTAGCAGGAAGTAGCCAGACAATTTCGTGTCTCATGGAGAAACGTATTTGAATCAGTAGAGCATGTTGTTGAATATGGATTAAAGCACCGTAACATGGATAATATCAACGCAATAGGTATAGACGAGATACAATACTTAAAAGGACACAAATATCTGACATTGGTTTTTCAAATAGACACTGCCTGTAAGAGATTGTTATTTGTAGGGCAGAACCGATGTGCTAAAACATTGTTGCGATTCTTTATTGATTTTGGTAAAGAACGATCTGGAAAATTAAAGGCAATTTGCAGTGATCTTTGGAAACCTTATTTGAAAGTTGTTAAACGCAAAGCTCCGAAGGCTATCCATATTCTTGATCGCTTTCATGTAATGAAATATCTTAATGACGCAGTAGATCAAACAAGAAGAGCTGAGACTGCCCAATTAAAACGAGATGGTTATGAACCTATCCTTGAAAAATCTCGTTGGTGTTTACTAAAGAACAAAAAAAACCAGAAGACATCACAGTTAGCCAAGCTACGTGAACTGGTTCAATATAATCTGAAGACTGTACGTTGTTATTTACTCAAAGAAGCCTTTCAGCATTTCTGGACTTACAAGACACGCTGGGGAGCCGAACGGTTCTTAAAGACTTGGACTACCAGGGCTATGAGGTCAAGATTGCCGGAAATGAAGAAAGTAGCCAAAAGGTTACGTAAGCATCAAGAGCTTTTGTTGAATTATTTTTCTGTCAAAGAACGTCTTTCTAACGGTATTGTTGAGGGTTTTAATCTAAAAGCCAA harbors:
- a CDS encoding transposase family protein, with translation MLIKTLLNKCYPVKGFIYGNVILSDTKITVKVKERKGTRGLCNQCKEAAPTYDHLNERYFRFIPLWGYMVMLAYKPRRVSCPEHGVTVEHIPWAQGKSPICEPFRIFLSHWAKYLS